ATGAAATTCTGTTTTATTCACTATGATTATTTAAAGTCATCACAGCGACTTTATTATTGTCAAACAACGACGATACTGCACttcgttatatatatatattctaaactattattttattactacccgaccataaatatttataatttttcataacgGCAACACCGCATTACCAAATAGAAACatatctatattttttattctggCATCACCATTTTACCGAGTGTCAAACTAGGCTGGCAGACAAATAGCTATTGCAGCGCCGTTTCGTATTAAACGATAGAATTATTCGGCCAAcactgaaaatttttcaattaaaaagtcGATATTTTATATCAGCTATGAACTCATTgtgcaaatttaaaacatacaaattataatttaaaatttttgaatattttatttaaacataaatattttatttaaacataaacatagcCGGCTTATAGACGATTTTCAGCCGCCGACGAAATTTTAATTGTCAAACACCGTCGACACAATTATTGCTTGTCGGCACAGATCTTTGATGACGGGTTGAATTAACTAAAACAAGATACACTAGCAgagcttaaaaaaatattactccaTAAacgatataaataaatgaaaattcaataactaaaataaatgcgagtataaaataaacattcgaaaattaacaacaattacTAAAAATTGGCGAACATTGTAACTAAaaagaaaacctaaaaaatatgtttgaaaaaagaaataaaatgaatttgctacttgaaaagaaagaaaaaaatttgtcgtaataaaaaagaaagagaGAAATATTTGCTATGTCATTAGTACTGTGAAGTTTGTGAGAGAGAATCAAATAGAGTTTTTATCGAATAATGCAGATACGACTGCCAGAAAAATACCCATAagaattgtgttaatttttttgcatcgtgaaaaaaaagtatttagaaattatatgtgtgcaaataaaaataaaattactgaaaattgtttattaatgtcGATTAAAGACAATAAAGATGAATTTGTGATGAAGAATATTCAGTAAGACGGCAAAAATTggaaaagtgtaaacagctgacgACAACGGTGACGACGACTACGTCAAATGCTGCTTTAAAACCCCTACGCCCACCGCGGTTATGATTGAGTGAATCACTTTCTGTTCGCTGTTCAGTTTTgtacataaaaagtttttttttttgttaaattttaaagtgcAGTTATATTCTTCATCTCTGTAATGGACACTGAACTTGATGATGATAAAGTAATTAACATAATTAGTTACACGAAACCGCAAAGTTGCGattttatttaagcaaaatCTTAGAATTGAAGTAAAAGAAAAGAATTACACAGCTAGatagaaatacataaataaaaaaaggaatcatcaaactaaaaaagttttcaCAGTAGTCTCGGTGAAAGTAAGCGGAAAGAGGGcacaaatacaatatttattatttatttcgatGTGGAAACGCCTGCTGCCCTGTGTGCAAAGCTAAgctacccaaaaaaaaaaacaacaaaaaaagtaacagaaaaaaagaagtaaaaaacgACGAAcataagcaaaaaacaaaaggtGGAAAGTAGAAGAGGAAGAAGGCGAAAAACACTCCTCTGACTTCATAAGCTCTGCAGCAACTGCCGTCTACATTCATTAGTGCTGCCTTGAGTCGCAGCCtgtgctgctgctgctacttgTCGACTCTTCTTTGAGCAAATTTGAGTTgtctaatttatttttgtaaacgaaaaataaatcaaaatctcATAATGGACGAAACACAAGAAATTCGTCAGGTATGTTGCAAAATTCATATGTTCATAatggaataaataaatattcaatttgcgagaaatgttttctttctttCGTATTtctacattaatattttaacttcTTTCTTTCAAATGCCACTCtatacataatttatatttgttagaTTTGCCATTACTTAATTGTTCATTGAATAACTAAGTAATGAACCAGCAAATAAGTGAATTACATGGAAAAAATATTAGACAAATCTTTAGTGATTAAATGTGTATACATATGTGTACCTACCATAATGATGACCAATTCATTCATGCATTCTAATatctttatttgaaaattgttaaattgtatTGTTTCCAATTCGACCAGTTTCAATAATATACATACCTGTTTTGTCAATGTTAGTTGCTAGTAAATGTATTAACACATTCTACATATTATTCtgtttaacaaacaattaaacaacaaaaaaagaatttgtagtattataaagtttatttgaaTGGTGGTGTCATTCGCCTACATCTATTGCCAAAAGAGTAGCATTCAACTTTTTTCTGTAGCACAGACAACCAACCattaaactaaatgaaaaacaatatgtcaaatttctttcCCCCCTAAAAAACTTATGAATTTAAGCCCCAACGACCCTTCTCAGTAGTCGCACATTATTCGCATGAAATGCGTTTATgttaatacataaatatgtatgtaaataattcTATCAATAATTCTCTGAGTACATTTATCAATCGCTCATCATCGACTCGACAAAGCTGATCGAGTGTAATTGAAGTTTATcgtcatttttttctttgttgaacGTCACACACATTCATgcataaaaactaacaaaatctacaaaatatgaatgtgtcgatatgtatgtacgtgcgtgtctttgtatattttttttgtgtggtctaagttgaaatatttgtaaCGTACTTACGTACCTCTATGGACACCTACATTCACTGCTTGCCATAATGTTAACATGTCTACAAAAATGTACAAACAAGTTTCATttgaatatttacatttaattaaaagaattattGGTCAGAATAGGAGTCTCCCTAATTTTGTCTTTTTGTCAAAATGCTGACATAATTTCTATAAACAGACTAGTGGTGTATGTCTGCTAGAACAGCAAAAATGTTTGCACTTGTTTCCCTTAACTTGCGGgatattttgtatgtaaataattttggaATAGTTTTACGTTTAAAAGATGTTTCTGAGTAATTcaattgcttttatttatattcttgttAGGCTCGTTATCGTGCTTCAGTTAAATGGTTATTGTCCAAGGCATATAATAACCGGGTGCCGGACAATCTTAAAGAGCCGTTCTATAGGGATCATGAGAATCAAGAGCGACTTAAACCTAAAATTGTTGTTGATCTGGGGAATGCAACTTTGTATTGCCAGACATTATCGAATTTATATTCCGATCCAAATTACCAAAGCCTTAATCACTGGTCGATATTGCAAACATTGGCTCGTAAGGGAGTGCCTGTCAATGAATCGCCCGATATGCCTCTAACAGAAACAGTATTGATACAAACAAATCCCCTAAGAATTGTAAGTACTATTACGAAAACATTTCAGAATACTTCAATAAATTATATCGTCCATGAAACAGGTGGGTCATATGGCAGTTGTAGAGGCACTTATGATGTTGTATGCCAAGGAAATAACATCAAACGAACGTATTAATAATGCTATCAAAAGAATATCGGGTAATAGTGATCAACCTGTTCTTACGGTTAGTGGAAATGTAGAACATACAATTCTTTCGTGGGTGTCTCATACTTGTGCTGCTTTAAAAAAACGTATAGAACGTGATTTACAAATAAATCCCGAAGATGAAAATGTAAGTAATACGAGCCAAATTAAGGAAATCTCATTAAATCACGTATTAATACTTTGTAGGGCAAACGCCTGCAAGCCCCAGACATACCGCCGGTGCGTGACTTTCAAGATCTTTGCGATGGCATTTGCTTGGCACTTTTGATATCCTACTATTGTCCCAAAGTTGTGCGTTGGACGGATGTGCGCATAAATTATTTACCGGCAGTTGAGGATTCTATACACAATGTTTTGTTAGTGAgcaatttttctcaaaaatatctGCCATACAATGTGTTCCATATGCTTCCCGAGGATGTCACTTATATGAGAGGGTATTACGTTTTGAAACATGCTCTTCCAATATTAAATTgtcttatatatttttccatgttttttACAGATCAATGCGTCTAAATTTGCTTGTTCTTTTGGCCGATTTGTTTAATCTTTTTGAAATTCATCCGGCCAATTGTGTTACATATCCTGGCATGGATTCTATTGGTAAGCTTTGttacatttcaattttaattttctatttctacCTTTACTTTttgcttgtttatttttttgtattatttggaAGAGGTACATATTCTTATTTATATCTGGTAATGGTCtatgtatatacacatacaaacaagtATCTGTTAATAAACTCGGGTTTTTATCTGTCACTTTTACCActatcacaaaaaaattaaaaaaaaaaacactaagcTAAAGTTTACTAAAAAGAAGGCTTctttaagtattaatattaatcCTTTGTAATTAGTAACTAAATTTTGGCAAATGGTGGTGATTTGGTAATGGAAATAATGAAGATTGATTGCTTATTTTGCAAATAGTCACCATATTAATCTTAGTttaacttttagaatttttttaattattgttattctGTGTATTCTGGCTAATAAAGAAACACACACATATCCTTAGAGCCTGTAATGTGTTTGAAGAaagatatttacatatatttactgAATGTCGAATGTAACactttttaaggaattttaacATCCAACCTGCCTTCATTGTTGTACAAATTGCATTGTAATATTGTCCAGTTTTGTTATTGCATTGAATTTGAATTATTTGTCTTGCATATCAATACTATCTGGACTGTTCGCCAGGACATCGTGTACAAATACTTAATGGGCTCCTGATAAATTTTGCAACTCAATAGTCTATGTTTTGTCCatttgttttacataaaataggtgttttaatacaaaaaaaatattttgtttctctAAATATGCAAACGATTAAAAACTATTCTCTTTTATCTTCTTTCTTTCTGTTTCTGGTATgcaatgaacaaaaaatatgttaacaaaaaaaaaaacgtttaaaaataacagaaatCATCGCTAAACAGAATGCAGGTGCCAATGAACATGGAATATATCACCGCCGCGGTTTAACTATGCCTACTGTCACACCGATTCCTGATTTAAGAAGTGAATTAGACCAACCTTCTTCATCGCCATCGACAAGACCTCAATTTCAAGGTCAATATTAACAATGatcaaagaaattaaattgttttagtgTTTGTTGTTGGTTATTATTGTTTcgcaaacattttacaaaaaaataatacaaactcGAAACACcacaatacaatttttaaattttccttatttatattttatgtttaaaattttgcttgttttgtttaatatttcgttattttgctattatttttaaacatttacgaCATACATAGATGCATGTAATTCTATTTTAATACacacttttttttattcattcacaAACAATATCATCACAGTACGCATTTATACATATACGCATTTATCCAATCATCAtccatgcatacatacatatgaaaacATCCATATATTGTTTGATCTATACAACATTTTCATAAGTTTGTCCCATTTTATTAGtacgaacatacatacatactacattctctactatatgtataaataataataaaaaaaagaaaatagtaaaaatatttatacttccCAAGACACTAGGTGAATTCTTCCCTGTGaaattgtatgtgtgtgtgtttctttaaaatagtgtattttcaatatattttgcttaaaaatcttttgaattGTTAGTGCGGTAATTAgtgagtatttttttattcctttattttttgcaattcatTCAATTAAATGAGAAATCTCAGTAACAACTGCTCCTTAAAACTTCATCCTGTTTCTAACAACCACTTTCaagatataattttatttatttattttttttattttactaaagttttcataatttaaaattatttattttacttattttcgtCGTATtactttcttttatttaaaatgcatttacaCTTTTAGTTACGTATACGAATTCTGCAAGTGGtcttataataaataaaccaGCACTATCCATACAACCACCTTCATCTCAATTTGATCCGCATCACATGGCTGAAAATACTCATTTCGAAAACGAAGGTAATCCTTATTGGCACTTTTCAATTTGAGTCCGTTTGTGTtgaacttttaagttttttttacacttaatttattttatttttgatttgattttatttgattaGCATTCGTTGTACACAAATCACGTGGTATTACCACATTATCATCCATGCATATGCAGCAACAGGATCCCTTAATGCCGGCTCGTTTAAGACAGgccaaagaaaaaaacaatacagAATCCAAGGCCGATGAAagaggtttgttttttttacgttTCTGTTTCTTTCATTTCTCATTTGCCATTTACacaatgttattttttgttacatttaacTTGATGCCGGGAAATATTTTAcaagatttaaattatttattttatttagggGACAATGTACCAGCTGGAAGACCTAGTAATTGGGATCAACACCGACGACCCAGTTATGCAGGTATATAcataatgtttattaatttatgtcaTGATACTATTCTAAATTGTCATTCTAGGACGAAGATCACGTAGAAACTCATCTAGTGAAGATTCTCAATTGACCATTGAAAACTTTGGTGGCTCTCAGGATCAGCTGAATAACATTGAGCGTTTTGAAAGAGAGAGAGAACGTAAATTATCCAATACAACAATAGGTAATTGGGAAACATTAATGcagttttatacatttatatataacttttattaattattttatagaacatGTGGTACCCGTTAGATCTTCCATTGCTGATGCTCGTGGTACTTTGCAATTAGGTTATGATACCGATTCAGGTTCAGAAAAACAAGATCGCGATACAGAGAAACAAGAACCACTTAAACGACAAACTAGGTAAAGATTATTTACTgcgaaaactatttttttttatttgaatttaattaaataataatatttacagcTACGATAATGTAAATTTTGCATCCAGTGCACAAAATAGAAGTAACAATGCCATTAACAGTCCACAAAAGCATTCCACTAGTCCAGAATTGGCTACAGATGAGCCGCCACGCGATCCAAATGCTACTCTTACTAGAAAATCTTCAAATGCAAGTATGCATATGAAAACTCCCAATTGGCAAAATAATCAATGTGGTAAAtaacttgttaaagttttttgtttaacactCGCAgctaatttcattaatatttcaacattttagaCACGTTTGATGATGACACTCGTTCGTTAGAAAGCACTTACAAGCTCAATACCATACGCATGAAACTAGaagagaaaagaaagaaaattgagCAGgataaacaaagaattgaagcAGCTCTGTCGCGTCACCAAAaagaagtatttttaatttaccttcaaaatattgttttatactaAACTTATTTCACTTTGCAGTTCAATCAGGATGCGGATCTTGTGGATGCTGATTACATGAAGTGGGAAACCATGAGTCGTACTTCGGACATTGATCCCAATGAATTGGATAAATACCAGGttggtaaaataaatttgaGGTATTTTCTTATTGTGGTGGTCGCATTTCCATGTTAATCTTTAACCCATTTACAAATTATGTAAATCATTTCTTTAACAGAGATATCCACTTTGATAAatcattattaataatttaatgatagttcaaaaattgttaaatttcaaaacaatttctttataaaattagaatattagtgaaaaaaatttaatcactTCTGCAGTCAAAACTTTATTAGagatttagaatatttttatatttgtttctttgttcTAACACTAAATGtgtaactataaaaaaaaacttatcattttaaatctaatttaaagttttaatctaCATTATAAATGCTCAAtagaattatatataatttacgaTGTTAGTTATTTATATTGTGAGCTTTTCAGTTGGGGTTTccagtttttcaatttaaatcaaTTGATGGATATGTTCCATAGCTGAATTATATATAATCGGTAATCATTTTCAAAAAGCTCTGTGCaataaaaatcccttttttcATTCACAATTTGAAAGATAATATAAACtcacaatataaatatttaccctCGTAGtagtaattttgtttaagattaaaattgttttcaaaatccataaaaaagaataaatttgaactatttatattttgaaaatcagtATTATGTTGTCcctttgttttggtgtaaagagtatttattgtttaaaaatcgtttttattttgagtttatCTTAAACGTGACCGTATGTaacattgtatgtatgtatgtttgcccACTGTAAACGTAATTAACTGCATTTCTAACTTCTAAATCCTTTACATCATTAACTCACACAGCAAAGCATCGCTATTATGAATATGAATCTTCAAGACATTCAACAAGATATACAAAGATTAGCTACGCAGCAAAATCAGATACAGGCCCAACAAATGCAAGCTCAACAGCTCCTGCAGGCCCAACAAATAGCAAATATGTTGAATCAGGTAAACATCACAGATCAACAACGCACatcaatatattttacattctatacacacatacacgcCCATTTAACACATTTCCATAATTAgatgttaaatgttttcttttttacaccAGATTTTCGTATCTGTATCTGAGTCTAATTCGAATTTGACTGTATACTCTGTCAGACGAGAATATATTTTACTCGctttattaaacaacaacagttttattttatctcTCACTTCCTTAactgattttcttgaaattatgtatttttgctCTTCTTctataagcaacaacaaaatttcggATCACAACAACATTTAGCCGATCCTTATCCAACACGACCCTTGCAACATCAACCGAATTTTGGATCATCACCTCATTTGCCACAGTCGTTTAATGCCGGCGGTGTTGTTAATCCATATGGCTCTAGACCCCCAAGTCGAGATCCCTATCAACAAATGCAAACCATGCCTGTCCAGTATATAAATGATAATGCACCCTATATGTATGCCCAACAGCAACAACCGCCAGCCATGATGCCCCAATCGCAATACAATACCATGCATCCTCATTACAATGACAACAACGCCGTGCCTTATAACAGAAGTAACAATCATAGCTTCGGTGGGCCACAGTCTCAGAATAGTCAACCGCCGATGCAGAGTCATCATCCGCATCAACAATACATTCCTCGTCAAAGTATTTACGATGATTATCAAATACAGTCGATGCATGGCCGTGAGCCGAATATGTCGCCACAACCGAACAATTACTATGGGCATGAACCTCTAGTGCAACAACAGCCAAATCAACAACAGTATCCTACACAAAGAAGAACATGGGGTCAGCCGTCGTTCGATCCGATGCAAATGGTAGATGTTGGCGGTGGCAATACTTGGCAGAGGCGACCTCAGAAATCTATGGATAGCGACGGTGGTGGTCCTAATTGGGGTAGTCCACAAGGGGAAAATAACATACAGCACCACCGCTCGTCCATACACCAAAACGGTGATGGCCAACACCATCAAATGTACCCGGTACACTCCTCTCCATTGCATAGCCAACGCATGACAGGTGGGAATGGCGGAGGAGTAGGTATGGGTAGCGGCGTACAGAGGCAGCAATCTATGACCAATTTAAGAGAAACCAGATCACCAAATGTTGTTCCCAAGCCTTCATCGGCTCCCACGCCTCCTGATGATGTCATGGCACCTCAAAGTATTTGCTTTATTGGCGATCAGGATGATATTGACGAAATTGAACGTAACGTTATTGAAAAAATGCAATCCACTGGTCTTTCAGAATACATCTTCCCCATACATCAcaatcaacaacagcaacaacaatcgcATATGTCTCATACAGCACAAATGCAACGCGACGAGCGAGAAAACAACTATGACGATTACGTTGGTGGTGGCGGGAGTGACATGATGCCACAAAAACTGAATATAACTAGCGGCAATCTAACCTATAGAATACCTTCACCACAACGTCCACTACTCCATCCGAATAGCTTCCAGGTAAATGTgtataaataatgttaaatgtaaattttattaaatttatttgcaaatatttaggATCCCCGATCATCAGAAAAGAATACTACTGAAAAAGGCTTCTACATTTCCTTTGACGATGATCAGCCTAAAAGACCTAAACCACCTTTGCGAGTGAAGCGTTCACCCAAAAAGGAAAAGAGCCTAGACAGTGCTGACAACCAGCTATCGAACAATTCCGACTCAACCGACTACGTTGAAATGATCAGCAATGACGTTAGTGTCGAGCCAAAAATTAGACCAAAAGTACACAAACTGAACTATAGCGAGAGTAATAGCAGCAGTAGTAACCAAAACAGAAACACAATGGACATAAATAAAGCCACTTACAACAAATACACCGACAGTCCCATACAACTCAGTCAGGTGATGTCAGTGGGTGAGAGTAAAAACGAACACAAAACACAAAACTCTTCATCTTCGCACAATAATCAACCACAAACACCACCTCCATCTGTAGCTTCCACTTCGCCAACACATTTAAGAAACAGTACATCTTTAGAGAATCGTGAAGTCAAAAGCAAAGCTTTGGTAATTGGCACTGATCCATCTACTCTTGATCCGGTAAGAGCGATAATGGTTTTCATTTGCAAACCAATATAAAGAGACCTTTTTGGTATTTTAGGAATCAGCAGAGGAAATGGAACGTCGTAAAGAAAAGATTATGCTTTTATCTCTTCAACGTCGCCAACAGCAAGAAGAAGCTAAAGAGCGAAAGGAACAAGAGGCTGCACGAAAACGTGAAATAGAACGTGAGAAAGAGGAAGAGAAGCAGCGTAAAAAGGAGGAACAAATGGCACGTAGGGCAGCTATACTCGAACAGCACCGTCTCAAGAAAGCACTCGAGGAAGCTGAGCGAGAGGTATACAgttctatttttaaatgttattgcagttattaatttctatttaaataatttcaggGAAAAACAATAGATCGCTCAGATATTGGTCACAAACCAAGCTCCAACACAAATACTGTGACAAGAACACGCCCTAAGCCAACACGTCCACGACCCAAAACAATACATGTCGACGATGGATCTGTTGATATAAGTGATGCTTCAACCATATCTAGTCGCGGCAAAAAAGGTTCTAGTACCAATCTAACAGGTAAACTTTCAACTTATTGCTTTGCAaaacaattgttgttattggtgtttataaatatttttattgtttattttttggatttttaattTCGTTCTTATGtttcatttgttttctttttatttgttttatttatcgaTTGTTTGTTGCATGGCTCCTTTTAATATTGAACTGTTTGATTCATTGATCGTTTGCGTATCAATAATCAAAAGGCTACGGCCAATTTAATAGCAATTCAATGAGGAGAGATTATTACAGAGGCTCTCAAGATTCCCTTACAGTTAAaggtaattataattttatttactttcattttttatttaatattttaattttattataaagttttttttagctgtactctaaatgaaaaattagcttatattttatttttcattttgaatacggctgtaattttttttttaatattggttTTGAGTTTATTACAAAGGggtttatgtttagtttttagttatatttttatatgcttTTGTATTATTGTTCTGCATGAAAGTATTTTGTTGTGATTTGGAAAAAACAGCTTCAAAATACAGACTTGTCTGTTGTTGGActtaaagtaataatttttcttttgtcagAATCGCCGGACGAGTACCCAAGTACAAGTTCCACGCCAATTGGACGTCGCGGATCATATAAACTATCTAAAGGTTGGTGGCGGGAAATCACATATTTAACtacttacataaatatatatgtacttctgaatgaatgaaataattcatttatattttcaaatattttttatttgcaatttgaGTTAATTTCATTCTTACTTTTGTTCTGTTGTATTCAGTttagttgagttttttttttatttaatttgct
The window above is part of the Lucilia cuprina isolate Lc7/37 chromosome 6, ASM2204524v1, whole genome shotgun sequence genome. Proteins encoded here:
- the LOC111678459 gene encoding patronin isoform X5, which translates into the protein MDETQEIRQARYRASVKWLLSKAYNNRVPDNLKEPFYRDHENQERLKPKIVVDLGNATLYCQTLSNLYSDPNYQSLNHWSILQTLARKGVPVNESPDMPLTETVLIQTNPLRIVGHMAVVEALMMLYAKEITSNERINNAIKRISGNSDQPVLTVSGNVEHTILSWVSHTCAALKKRIERDLQINPEDENGKRLQAPDIPPVRDFQDLCDGICLALLISYYCPKVVRWTDVRINYLPAVEDSIHNVLLVSNFSQKYLPYNVFHMLPEDVTYMRGSMRLNLLVLLADLFNLFEIHPANCVTYPGMDSIEIIAKQNAGANEHGIYHRRGLTMPTVTPIPDLRSELDQPSSSPSTRPQFQVTYTNSASGLIINKPALSIQPPSSQFDPHHMAENTHFENEAFVVHKSRGITTLSSMHMQQQDPLMPARLRQAKEKNNTESKADERGDNVPAGRPSNWDQHRRPSYAGRRSRRNSSSEDSQLTIENFGGSQDQLNNIERFERERERKLSNTTIEHVVPVRSSIADARGTLQLGYDTDSGSEKQDRDTEKQEPLKRQTSYDNVNFASSAQNRSNNAINSPQKHSTSPELATDEPPRDPNATLTRKSSNASMHMKTPNWQNNQCDTFDDDTRSLESTYKLNTIRMKLEEKRKKIEQDKQRIEAALSRHQKEFNQDADLVDADYMKWETMSRTSDIDPNELDKYQQQQNFGSQQHLADPYPTRPLQHQPNFGSSPHLPQSFNAGGVVNPYGSRPPSRDPYQQMQTMPVQYINDNAPYMYAQQQQPPAMMPQSQYNTMHPHYNDNNAVPYNRSNNHSFGGPQSQNSQPPMQSHHPHQQYIPRQSIYDDYQIQSMHGREPNMSPQPNNYYGHEPLVQQQPNQQQYPTQRRTWGQPSFDPMQMVDVGGGNTWQRRPQKSMDSDGGGPNWGSPQGENNIQHHRSSIHQNGDGQHHQMYPVHSSPLHSQRMTGGNGGGVGMGSGVQRQQSMTNLRETRSPNVVPKPSSAPTPPDDVMAPQSICFIGDQDDIDEIERNVIEKMQSTGLSEYIFPIHHNQQQQQQSHMSHTAQMQRDERENNYDDYVGGGGSDMMPQKLNITSGNLTYRIPSPQRPLLHPNSFQDPRSSEKNTTEKGFYISFDDDQPKRPKPPLRVKRSPKKEKSLDSADNQLSNNSDSTDYVEMISNDVSVEPKIRPKVHKLNYSESNSSSSNQNRNTMDINKATYNKYTDSPIQLSQVMSVGESKNEHKTQNSSSSHNNQPQTPPPSVASTSPTHLRNSTSLENREVKSKALVIGTDPSTLDPESAEEMERRKEKIMLLSLQRRQQQEEAKERKEQEAARKREIEREKEEEKQRKKEEQMARRAAILEQHRLKKALEEAEREGKTIDRSDIGHKPSSNTNTVTRTRPKPTRPRPKTIHVDDGSVDISDASTISSRGKKGSSTNLTGYGQFNSNSMRRDYYRGSQDSLTVKESPDEYPSTSSTPIGRRGSYKLSKEPNVERGRTLSRISVAKGSTLNFRGRKSNSLMNLCDSGIGRATPPRRAPSPGMASLSRHMPSPSGPGSLPPGLITKRHGMNDGSSDISSTGNSMDYSGPKLYKQPAAKSNRGIILNAVEYCVFPGAVNRDAKQKVLEKIARSEAKHFLILFRDAGCQFRALYSYTPDTEQVVKLYGTGPMQVDEVMFDKFFKYNSGGKCFSQVHTKHLTVTIDAFTIHNSLWQGKKVNLPSKKDMALVI
- the LOC111678459 gene encoding patronin isoform X13 gives rise to the protein MDETQEIRQARYRASVKWLLSKAYNNRVPDNLKEPFYRDHENQERLKPKIVVDLGNATLYCQTLSNLYSDPNYQSLNHWSILQTLARKGVPVNESPDMPLTETVLIQTNPLRIVGHMAVVEALMMLYAKEITSNERINNAIKRISGNSDQPVLTVSGNVEHTILSWVSHTCAALKKRIERDLQINPEDENGKRLQAPDIPPVRDFQDLCDGICLALLISYYCPKVVRWTDVRINYLPAVEDSIHNVLLVSNFSQKYLPYNVFHMLPEDVTYMRGSMRLNLLVLLADLFNLFEIHPANCVTYPGMDSIEIIAKQNAGANEHGIYHRRGLTMPTVTPIPDLRSELDQPSSSPSTRPQFQVTYTNSASGLIINKPALSIQPPSSQFDPHHMAENTHFENEAFVVHKSRGITTLSSMHMQQQDPLMPARLRQAKEKNNTESKADERGDNVPAGRPSNWDQHRRPSYAGRRSRRNSSSEDSQLTIENFGGSQDQLNNIERFERERERKLSNTTIEHVVPVRSSIADARGTLQLGYDTDSGSEKQDRDTEKQEPLKRQTSYDNVNFASSAQNRSNNAINSPQKHSTSPELATDEPPRDPNATLTRKSSNASMHMKTPNWQNNQCDTFDDDTRSLESTYKLNTIRMKLEEKRKKIEQDKQRIEAALSRHQKEFNQDADLVDADYMKWETMSRTSDIDPNELDKYQQSIAIMNMNLQDIQQDIQRLATQQNQIQAQQMQAQQLLQAQQIANMLNQQQQNFGSQQHLADPYPTRPLQHQPNFGSSPHLPQSFNAGGVVNPYGSRPPSRDPYQQMQTMPVQYINDNAPYMYAQQQQPPAMMPQSQYNTMHPHYNDNNAVPYNRSNNHSFGGPQSQNSQPPMQSHHPHQQYIPRQSIYDDYQIQSMHGREPNMSPQPNNYYGHEPLVQQQPNQQQYPTQRRTWGQPSFDPMQMVDVGGGNTWQRRPQKSMDSDGGGPNWGSPQGENNIQHHRSSIHQNGDGQHHQMYPVHSSPLHSQRMTGGNGGGVGMGSGVQRQQSMTNLRETRSPNVVPKPSSAPTPPDDVMAPQSICFIGDQDDIDEIERNVIEKMQSTGLSEYIFPIHHNQQQQQQSHMSHTAQMQRDERENNYDDYVGGGGSDMMPQKLNITSGNLTYRIPSPQRPLLHPNSFQDPRSSEKNTTEKGFYISFDDDQPKRPKPPLRVKRSPKKEKSLDSADNQLSNNSDSTDYVEMISNDVSVEPKIRPKVHKLNYSESNSSSSNQNRNTMDINKATYNKYTDSPIQLSQVMSVGESKNEHKTQNSSSSHNNQPQTPPPSVASTSPTHLRNSTSLENREVKSKALVIGTDPSTLDPESAEEMERRKEKIMLLSLQRRQQQEEAKERKEQEAARKREIEREKEEEKQRKKEEQMARRAAILEQHRLKKALEEAEREGKTIDRSDIGHKPSSNTNTVTRTRPKPTRPRPKTIHVDDGSVDISDASTISSRGKKGSSTNLTESPDEYPSTSSTPIGRRGSYKLSKGPKLYKQPAAKSNRGIILNAVEYCVFPGAVNRDAKQKVLEKIARSEAKHFLILFRDAGCQFRALYSYTPDTEQVVKLYGTGPMQVDEVMFDKFFKYNSGGKCFSQVHTKHLTVTIDAFTIHNSLWQGKKVNLPSKKDMALVI